The nucleotide window AGCGGACAAGTACTCCTGTACCGATTTCTACATCCATTGGTTTGGATTCCGGGAATGAAATAACGACTTCTATCCCTATGAAGTCAGAAGAAACTACTGCAGCTACCATAACCGCTACGCAAGCCGATGTCGATTTCTCAATTCCGACAGCAGATTCAGGGATAGTAGCAGGTGCGGTAAGTCAAGCGGTAACACAGCCATCTTCATCTATTCCGGCATATTCAACATTACCACCCTCATTGGCCATGCCGACTACTCCGGTCATTACGGTAAGTTTAGTTTCATATGCAATTGTTTAAAGCAATTACGCTTTCCTAACCACTGAGAGAAATTTAGGTTCAGCGAGACGGAGAGTACGACTTTGAATATAGCGTGAATAATCGAGAAACCGGGGATATCAAAAGTCATGGAGAGAAACGATTGAATGGTGTCGTGACGGGATACTATTCGCTGGTGGATGCGGACGGGATGCTACGCAAGGTCAATTACACGGCTGATGCTAATGGCTTTAGAGTGACAGTAAACAGGCTACCCATAACAAGCCAATAGGTTGACTATTAAATTATCACGACGTCTACCGAAAACATAACGGAATTCCCTTTTGTCCTACATAACGATTAAATTTTACAAACTGAAAAGACGCGATGAATTAATAATCCGGAAACTAACTTAAAAATATACGGTAAAAATGACGTAAAATGAAATTACCACTCCACGTTGACGTACGATCTCCTCTGTTACTGGATAGCGAAGGCGAACCTTACGGTAGAGGGGATTCTTTTCGTAATAGCTAACCAAGTCGATGAGACTCTCAAACTGGGCCGTTCCAATGATGTACAGACGGCCCTCTTGCTTTATGCGGCAATGTTTGATTTTTCCCTCGGCCCTTTGCAATATTATTACGGTCCATGAGatatcaagaaaaagaagctaaGGTTAAGCTAAGAAAGATTCGCAAAAAGTGAAGTTATATCTACCTGAATGAAATGGAAAAGGTGTTCAACTCTCGCTCACTTGGCCTGACCAAAAATGCCCCATCTCTCGGGATCCAACGAAGTAGCTCTTCTGCCTTTGCTCTCACGGTTGTCGGATGGTACCAATCCTTGCTTTCATGGGTACAAGGCTGAGGAACAGGTTTATTCAAAACGATACTAAATCCCTGTGAAGGAAATTCAAGTGTTCTTTCAGTAAGCGATTTAGAATATACCATCAAATTATAGTGGCCCTACCGGACTTCGCAAGGGATGGGTTTTGTAGTGAACAACTAAACTATACAAACTATCGTAGCAGTTGGGCTCTATAAGGTAATATTTTGTTCTTCCCCACTCTTGTCGAGTGCGTATATGGCAGTGATAGACTTTCTCTTGACGCCTTGAATATTTAGAAAGAATACAATATCGTGGAACGATTAAGTCATTAATACAAGTACGTGACTTACCAAAAGGAAAGCGAAAAGTCACCAACGAAGTTGCCACTCTTTCGGACAAGGAAAGCTCCGTCACCTAAGGAGGGCCCATACTGTTGTAATAACTCTTCCGCTCTTGTTCGACCCCCTGCCAGTCTACCATGGAACCATTCCTCGCCGAAATGTAGTTCGTATTCCGGAACACCCTTCAGTAGAAACATATGATGTTTAGAtacaaaattaagcaaaatttacaaaaaaatagtTACTTCTCGCAGAGTCTGTTTGGCAATATCAGAAACATCGTCGTCTGCTTCTTCCGGTTCATTTTCTTCTGGATGAACTTCAGTATAGAACATCTTGGCGTCacttaaaacgaaaaaatgtgAAACCCATTCTCTTTCCAGTTTGTCTTCCAAGAATAAAATGCCATTCTTTTCCGAGTTTGAGAGATCTAAATCTTTTACTAGTGaaaaaatatgataaatatgaTAAACAGCCAATTTAGACTGAGTGAGTTAAACGTAACATACTACTACTATCGTCAAGGCGGCCTATTGAAGACATGGTTTCATCAATTGAAATAAATGTGGCGCCTTCAGGTAGTTTTTTGTGCTTCAGTAGAATCTTCTTTCGCAACGCATCGGGTGAAGGCATATaggtttcatttttttcaagtgGCAATGTAAGCAGCATTGAACCAAAAATCTCTTCGAAAATTTTTGCCATCTTTCTTTGTTGTGGAAGTGTGCAATGGTCTTCAATCGAAAGAATGACTGGGTAAACGGAAGCACTAAAGGCGTGCTCTTTGATCGTTTTAACAACGTCTAGAAAGCGAATTTTGCTTGTAATGGTATGGCCATGGTAAATAAAAGGCATCCCATCAGGACCATCCCAACAATCTAGCTCGATGCAACGGCAACCTTGATTAAGGCAACGTGCGTAAGCTTCAACACTGGATATACTAGAAAACTGGTCGCCTGTCAAATACCttataggaaaaaaatatatatattccaACAAATGGTTCCATAAGAATAATTTTTGGATTGGAAATGCCGTTACGTGTTATGTGACGAAGAAATCCAATAATTGGAAAGCGGTTGGGTCATATCCTGATTTACACTATTGTGCTGGGAATCCCAAAGCTCGTTATGGTGCGAAAAAAGGTAACTTGTGAActgaaaagaaatgcaaaaaatagCCATGAATGTGAAAATGACCAAATTGCATTTCCTTATTTTCACCTCTTTTGGAGTGAAATAGGCAGCTTCGACGTTGCGTCGTGGATCTCGTACGAAATCCCTCATAAAGGCAGTGGCTGCATCGGCTTCCATCGGTGGGTCACCTTGTTCTGCAAGAAATCTTTGGAAATCTTCCAAAGATATAATGCTTCCATCCGTGGAATACTTGTGGAAGAATGACCGGTACATCTGTGAGGCACAACTGAGTTTTGTTCAAAAGGCGAATTGATCACCGGTAGAAAGGCATTTTGTACGTTTTCATCGTAGATGAGGATGTGGTAGAGGGAAGCGAATTCGTCGAAAGATAATTCGCCTAATCTTCGACAATCTACTTCATGAAACGCCTCTTTGAGCCGCGGTTTGGTCATTTGGCAGTTCACTTGTGGCAAGAATGCTTTGACATCTTTCAGCGTCACTGTAGTCCTGTCGGTGGTCATGTTACAAAATTCCTTCCATAGCCAGCGTTCCATTTGCAATGGGTAAGAAGAAGCCAGTGTGTCACGCGACAAGTAGCGTAGTCCTCTCACCCACAGATCACATTCCGGTCCAGAAAGCGCTATCAACGAAGTTTAGAACTGTATCATATTGAATTAAATTATGCTAAAAGTAATTACCTCCAATGGAAAGAGTCTTAAGACAAAAATCTTGACCGTAAAAAACGACATAACATCGATTTTCGTCAAATTTTCGGGCATCTTCTGGCCATCGCTCAAAATCTCTCGAATTTCTACCAGGCCTTACTTCCTTGACTTCTCTTAAATCAACTGATATTGACAAAGGGGAAAAGTGTTACGGTTAACATAGATGGCTGGTAGAATTTAATTACAAAACaggctaaaataaaaaatgcttaacaaaagaaaatgttcttAGACCAATCTTGGGTTTTTGGCAAGCTCGAAAAAAGTTATTGCAGGTTTACatattagtacattttaaataTACAGTAAGATTACAAAAATGTTACCAGCCCCTTCGTAGACATTCCTCTTGCTCATTGGTTTATACCACACAACTTGACGTGTCTCTCTTTTAACTGACAAAATCCTTCTGTCAGGATGTTTcttctggaaaaacttggtGACAACTGTCCCTCTCTCCAATTGGCAAATAATGTTTTCCATTTCTGGAAGCAATCCAGTCCCATCAGTTTCATTCATGGTTCAACTGACTTGTTTACGTTAGCGACGGATCAAAGAAGGGAAAGATGGAACACTCCCTCTGTCTAACGGCAAGCGGAAGATAACTAGGTACCATACGAGACAACGGGGAGGACTCAAAGTTGAGGCAAAGGCTTATTGATTCTGGCAAATTACCAGAAATAGTTAGCAGgatgtaaataattttgtACCAAACAAGTACTGAAATCTTGGTTTCCTACACCATTAATCTACTAAGATTCGTTCACTTTGAATGCTGATATATAATGTACAGTACATCTTTAAAACAGCTGACAGCCAGTTAGTTCCAAAGTCTCTTTCCTGCTGTCAACTTTTTTGGCCTGGAGGAATCAAGTTTTAAAGCTTGGTAGTCATAGCAAAGGCTGAAGGGCGGAGCTTAATAAAAACATGCCTGCTCTGCCtttcaaatgtttcaattGCTCAAGAGCTCAGGCTCAGGTGGGATTTATATTTCATAACCAACAAAGCTAAAGTAATCATTTGTCAACGTTACAAAATAcgggattaaaaaaaaaaacattattgaTACAATAACTAGTATACTATAGCTGGATATCACAACAAGTCGATTATGTAAACTGTATATGCTTGTCAGGCCTGCATAGTATTAAGTGGTAATAACAGCATTAAAAAAGTGAGATAGAGTCAATAATATTAATGACTACCATTTGTTTGAGCTCTTCAGGAATAGATCATCAGGCTTGAGAAATAGATGGAACACGTCGGTCGGCCCAAGTGCAGATGACATCAGTAGGCAACTATATTTCTCCCTCGCAGCGTCAAAATATGAGACAAGATGCCTTACTTTTAACGTACGGGCGTTACGCTTACGCAATCGCCTTATTTTTCGaatattacttttttatttttatttttacaaacGAACACGAAAATGAGTGGACTATGCGTCCACTGGCAAAACATCTAATTTAGCCACCATACCACCGCCAATAAGGCGATGGAGAACGCTGTAGTGCCATACATTACGGCGACCAACTAGAGGACGATATTATGCTTTGTGTTCGTCGAATCAAACTGAATTCACTCCTCTGAAGAAACATACTACCCCATGTGTAATATGTTCAACTTAAAAGGAAGGGTAAATTACCTTTCATTCAATTAAATTAACAGCGTCACAGCAACAGCGGATTTAAGATTCTTCGTACGAGCTATAGGCCAATGAATTTCAGTATTCAGTAGTTCGGTTTGCAGGGAGGAATGCAACTTGCGTTCGCTTCGAGAAGATATTTTCACGAGATTTTCAGCGCAAAGACACAGAATCAACAGATCTGACGACAATTTTACCAATAAAAACTGTTCGGCTCTTTGCTGTTTAAGTGCATAAACAGCCCAATCTCCACCAATTATATAGTGAATACACGACCAAATAGTGGATTCTAACTAACACTAATCACTGAAATAAGCAAGACGAACAGATACCAAACACAATTCTAAAACAGAAGAATAAGAGACGACGAGCACTTGCCAATTCTATCACCAAAAACTATTTTAGACAAGAGAGAGAAGATCTGGGTTGGATAAAGTGGGAGGTTGATGTGCTTCCCGTTAGATAAAAATGTTGGGATTCTGGGTAGGATTATTGAGAAAGGATTTCTTGGTACCAGTGAAGGTCATTACTAGGAAAGAGCGAGAATGGTCTTTTCTATATATCCAAGTAGGAAAAGAACAGAAGTTTgatcaaaaatcaattaaaCGCTTCATCTCGTGACAACATATTTGGAATTTTGGATTAGAGATTCTCGGAATTTTACTTTTTCCCGATAGTTTTGGCAAACAATGATTTACTATCGATATCTTATACTCTATGCGTTCTTATCTTCGTTCATCAGTTCCCTTATCACGTTATCCTATTCCAGCCTATATCAAGTGTTATGCTAGACAACAGTGCGAAATAAACATTCAGTTTGCAACGTCAATGTAGTTACCATGGTTTTGTCGCTTGAAGAATTTGAAGCAGCTAGTAACTGTGAATTAAGTAATGAACAAAAGCTAGAATGTTATCACTGTTTCACCTGAGACAGAAGACAAGCAGTTTTCTTATTCAGTGTCTTGCTGACcgtgaaattcaaaaat belongs to Daphnia magna isolate NIES linkage group LG1, ASM2063170v1.1, whole genome shotgun sequence and includes:
- the LOC123475793 gene encoding LOW QUALITY PROTEIN: 1-phosphatidylinositol 4,5-bisphosphate phosphodiesterase gamma-1-like (The sequence of the model RefSeq protein was modified relative to this genomic sequence to represent the inferred CDS: deleted 1 base in 1 codon) is translated as MNETDGTGLLPEMENIICQLERGTVVTKFFQKKHPDRRILSVKRETRQVVWYKPMSKRNVYEGAVDLREVKEVRPGRNSRDFERWPEDARKFDENRCYVVFYGQDFCLKTLSIGALSGPECDLWVRGLRYLSRDTLASSYPLQMERWLWKEFCNMTTDRTTVTLKDVKAFLPQVNCQMTKPRLKEAFHEVDCRRLGELSFDEFASLYHILIYDENMYRSFFHKYSTDGSIISLEDFQRFLAEQGDPPMEADAATAFMRDFVRDPRRNVEAAYFTPKEFTSYLFSHHNELWDSQHNSVNQDMTQPLSNYWISSSHNTYLTGDQFSSISSVEAYARCLNQGCRCIELDCWDGPDGMPFIYHGHTITSKIRFLDVVKTIKEHAFSASVYPVILSIEDHCTLPQQRKMAKIFEEIFGSMLLTLPLEKNETYMPSPDALRKKILLKHKKLPEGATFISIDETMSSIGRLDDSSIKDLDLSNSEKNGILFLEDKLEREWVSHFFVLSDAKMFYTEVHPEENEPEEADDDVSDIAKQTLREGVPEYELHFGEEWFHGRLAGGRTRAEELLQQYGPSLGDGAFLVRKSGNFVGDFSLSFWRQEKVYHCHIRTRQEWGRTKYYLIEPNCYDSLYSLVVHYKTHPLRSPGFSIVLNKPVPQPCTHESKDWYHPTTVRAKAEELLRWIPRDGAFLVRPSERELNTFSISFRAEGKIKHCRIKQEGRLYIIGTAQFESLIDLVSYYEKNPLYRKVRLRYPVTEEIVRQRGVSPQDGEDAPGYMDSNALTGVTVKALYDYRSQQEDELCFCKHAIIYNVKKEDNGWWRGDYGGRKQLLFPANYTQEIDITQEMQNENSTDVMPLGSLQKGSYDVAGAMVELVALHSPVRSHSPPIPSETMLWLCFSNGITLFKASVAQRCSDRENMHREIELTWRIAKELSDIIVYCRAVTFNQERILRDGRNPYEMSSFPEQKAEKLMLQEQKFFLWYHQVMFSRVYPKGQRIDSSNYCPVPFWNVGSQMAALNYQTPDKSMQLNEGKFLQNGKCGYVLKPSFMLKNSPESSILAAEEPVVVVVKVIAARHLTKSKRGIVSPCVEIEIIGSQQDNINNKHTTKIITDNGFNPVWDETFQLEVSCPSLALLRFAVYDIDMFGDSHLIAQATYPLLCIRRGFRSIPLKNGFSELLEMASLLVFLDLHKRKDEGSSVLLKRDKLRDLRTQIIDAQERGDEVAAQEARAEFHEIESQIFEDFNRTREK
- the LOC116931288 gene encoding uncharacterized protein LOC116931288, with the protein product MSIFSLLFCLQLVTMNRWFILFAVCNAVSGIDGRPQQPYILKPNGEIIHFVGGLPVPFISQKLVMPLTSTMLLGLPVSLAGSVIPLALWPYFNQFNPSFISNVIYKERTSTPVPISTSIGLDSGNEITTSIPMKSEETTAATITATQADVDFSIPTADSGIVAGAVSQAVTQPSSSIPAYSTLPPSLAMPTTPVITVQRDGEYDFEYSVNNRETGDIKSHGEKRLNGVVTGYYSLVDADGMLRKVNYTADANGFRVTVNRLPITSQ